A DNA window from Burkholderia sp. HI2500 contains the following coding sequences:
- a CDS encoding sigma-54-dependent Fis family transcriptional regulator yields MPYAVPQTQHADRVLGALAGRLPAPADSTRLVSSWQRSLERYSLDPASSIGPRVLTAAELREVRDKEEAFLRASGQCLTRLHDMIRVADYCVMLTDAHGVTIDYRIDRERRNDFRHAGLHIGSCWSESEEGTCGVANVLTDLAPITVHKTDHFRAAFTTLTCSAAPIFSPGGELIGVLDASAVHSPDGRDSQRLVYQLVRQSAALIEDGYFVHSTTQHWILFGHPNRHYVEAQPEWLIAFDECGNIVAANRQARDALPALREPRHIDEIFDATEMPLRDAARLDAIVALRLRATGAPLYARLRAPLRRTGREPGTASRRPGSAQRHVGALTPFLHSSDAHIAQQAELALRVASKRLPILVLGETGAGKEVFARAIHDAGARRARPFVAVNCGALPEALIESELFGYAAGAFTGARKHGARGKIALADGGTLFLDEIGDMPLALQTRLLRVLADGEVVPLGSDTPVRVDLDVICATHRDLARMVADGTFREDLYYRLSGATFELPPLRERADVRDVIAAVFAEEAQATGHVLTLDATLAEQLAAYPWPGNVRQLRNVLRYACAVCDAARVTRRDLPAEIAAQLGGVVPGTLPDDERGRIVAALTAHRWRPDAAAQALGISRATLYRRIAKHRIVAPHRA; encoded by the coding sequence ATGCCCTACGCCGTCCCCCAGACCCAGCACGCCGACCGCGTGCTCGGCGCGCTCGCCGGACGCCTGCCCGCGCCGGCCGACTCCACGCGCCTCGTGTCGTCGTGGCAGCGGTCGCTGGAGCGTTACAGCCTCGACCCCGCTTCGTCGATCGGCCCGCGCGTGCTGACCGCGGCCGAGCTGCGCGAAGTGCGCGACAAGGAGGAGGCCTTCCTGCGCGCGTCGGGCCAGTGCCTGACGCGGCTGCACGACATGATCCGCGTCGCCGACTACTGCGTGATGCTGACCGACGCGCACGGCGTGACGATCGACTACCGGATCGACCGCGAGCGCCGTAACGACTTCCGCCATGCGGGGCTGCACATCGGCTCGTGCTGGTCGGAAAGCGAGGAAGGCACCTGCGGTGTCGCGAACGTGCTGACCGATCTCGCGCCGATCACCGTGCACAAGACGGATCACTTTCGCGCGGCGTTCACGACGCTCACCTGCAGCGCGGCGCCGATCTTCTCGCCGGGCGGCGAGCTGATCGGCGTGCTCGACGCGTCGGCCGTTCATTCGCCCGACGGCCGCGACAGCCAGCGTCTCGTCTATCAGCTCGTGCGGCAGAGCGCGGCGCTGATCGAGGACGGCTACTTCGTGCACAGCACCACGCAGCACTGGATCCTGTTCGGGCATCCGAATCGTCACTACGTCGAAGCGCAACCCGAGTGGCTGATCGCGTTCGACGAATGCGGCAACATCGTCGCCGCGAACCGGCAGGCGCGCGACGCGCTGCCGGCGCTGCGCGAACCGCGCCATATCGACGAGATCTTCGATGCGACCGAGATGCCGCTGCGCGATGCCGCGCGGCTCGATGCGATCGTCGCGCTGCGGCTGCGCGCGACCGGCGCGCCGCTCTATGCGCGGCTGCGTGCGCCGCTACGGCGCACCGGCCGCGAGCCCGGCACGGCCTCGCGCCGCCCGGGAAGCGCGCAACGCCACGTCGGCGCGCTGACGCCGTTTCTGCACAGCAGCGATGCGCATATCGCGCAGCAGGCCGAACTCGCGCTGCGTGTCGCAAGCAAGCGGCTGCCGATTCTCGTACTCGGCGAAACCGGTGCGGGGAAGGAAGTATTCGCGCGTGCGATCCACGATGCCGGCGCGCGGCGTGCGCGGCCGTTCGTCGCGGTCAACTGCGGCGCGCTGCCGGAAGCGCTGATCGAGAGCGAACTGTTCGGCTATGCGGCCGGCGCGTTCACCGGCGCACGCAAGCATGGCGCACGCGGCAAGATCGCGCTCGCCGACGGCGGCACGCTGTTCCTCGATGAAATCGGCGACATGCCGCTCGCGCTGCAGACGCGCCTGTTGCGCGTGCTCGCCGATGGCGAAGTCGTGCCGCTCGGCAGCGATACGCCCGTGCGCGTCGATCTCGACGTGATCTGCGCGACGCACCGCGATCTCGCACGCATGGTGGCCGACGGCACGTTCCGCGAGGACCTCTACTACCGGCTGAGCGGCGCGACGTTCGAACTGCCGCCGCTGCGCGAGCGTGCCGACGTGCGCGACGTGATCGCCGCCGTATTCGCCGAGGAAGCGCAGGCCACCGGCCACGTGCTGACGCTCGATGCGACGCTCGCCGAACAGCTCGCCGCGTATCCGTGGCCCGGCAACGTGCGGCAATTGCGCAACGTGCTGCGCTATGCGTGCGCGGTGTGCGACGCCGCGCGCGTGACGCGGCGAGATCTGCCGGCCGAGATCGCCGCGCAACTCGGCGGCGTCGTACCCGGCACGCTGCCCGACGACGAACGCGGCCGCATCGTCGCGGCGCTCACCGCGCATCGCTGGCGGCCCGACGCGGCCGCGCAGGCGCTCGGCATCTCGCGCGCGACGCTGTACCGGCGCATCGCGAAGCACCGGATCGTCGCGCCGCACCGCGCGTGA
- a CDS encoding carboxymuconolactone decarboxylase family protein — MERLVEDRYTRGWNKLKEIDGEVGERVIAALAPIAPDFGRLLVEFSFGDIYSRPQLDLKAREIATIAALAALGNAQPQLKVHIEAALNVGCTRDEIVEVFMQMAVYAGMPAALNALFAAHEVFTRRDEAAGNAADANEAAGQPA; from the coding sequence ATGGAACGACTCGTTGAAGACCGCTACACGCGCGGCTGGAACAAACTGAAGGAAATCGACGGCGAAGTGGGCGAGCGCGTGATCGCGGCGCTCGCGCCGATCGCGCCGGACTTCGGGCGACTCCTGGTCGAATTCAGCTTCGGCGACATCTACAGCCGGCCGCAGCTCGACCTGAAAGCGCGCGAGATCGCGACGATCGCGGCGCTGGCCGCGCTCGGCAATGCGCAACCGCAGCTGAAGGTGCATATCGAGGCCGCGCTGAACGTCGGCTGCACGCGCGACGAGATCGTCGAGGTGTTCATGCAGATGGCCGTGTACGCGGGGATGCCGGCCGCGCTCAACGCGCTGTTCGCCGCACATGAAGTGTTCACGCGGCGCGATGAAGCGGCCGGCAACGCGGCGGACGCGAACGAAGCGGCCGGGCAGCCCGCATGA
- a CDS encoding MerR family transcriptional regulator, which translates to MSKTVTQPSSASAGPLTIGQVAEMTGLSTHTLRYYEQAGLLRAISRTAAGHRLYAPADLDWLAFVMRLKATGMPIAQMQAFAALRAQGESTFGARRSLLVAHHEAVRAHIAELQASLDVISDKIVNYEAQEREMARRARPSHSLSEQDGHNGTTR; encoded by the coding sequence ATGTCGAAAACCGTAACCCAACCTTCCTCTGCCTCTGCCGGTCCGCTGACGATCGGCCAGGTCGCCGAAATGACCGGTCTGTCGACGCATACGCTGCGGTACTACGAGCAGGCCGGCCTGCTGCGCGCGATTTCGCGCACGGCGGCCGGGCACCGGCTCTATGCGCCGGCCGACCTGGACTGGCTGGCCTTCGTGATGCGCCTGAAGGCGACCGGCATGCCGATCGCGCAGATGCAGGCGTTCGCGGCGCTGCGCGCGCAAGGCGAGTCGACCTTCGGTGCGCGGCGCAGCCTGCTCGTCGCACATCACGAGGCAGTGCGCGCGCATATCGCGGAGCTGCAGGCGAGCCTCGATGTGATCAGCGACAAGATCGTGAACTATGAGGCACAGGAGCGGGAGATGGCACGACGGGCAAGACCTTCTCACTCTCTATCGGAACAGGACGGACACAATGGAACGACTCGTTGA
- a CDS encoding ComEA family DNA-binding protein, with protein sequence MLKKLLMLFVALSLSLAAGLAAAVEVNTADQAALESVKGLGPVKSKAIIDERTKNGPFKDADDLANRVKGLGTKSVGHLEENGLTIGGASTPPKGVKLSKPAATTSATTSATTSAGTASTSTTATAGTTATAPAPAAPAASAPDTAAKPAKAKRMTKKEKAAAAAAASADAGASAPAAASSTKATKGSKKKSKKDKAASAAAASGA encoded by the coding sequence ATGCTGAAAAAGCTGCTGATGCTGTTCGTCGCGCTATCGCTGTCGCTCGCCGCAGGCCTTGCCGCGGCCGTCGAAGTCAACACGGCTGACCAGGCCGCGCTCGAGTCCGTAAAGGGTCTCGGACCCGTGAAGTCGAAGGCGATCATCGACGAACGCACCAAGAACGGCCCGTTCAAGGACGCGGACGATCTCGCGAATCGCGTCAAGGGCCTCGGCACGAAGTCGGTCGGGCATCTCGAGGAAAACGGCCTGACGATCGGCGGCGCGTCGACGCCGCCGAAGGGCGTGAAGCTGTCGAAGCCGGCCGCGACGACATCGGCTACCACGTCGGCCACGACGTCGGCAGGCACGGCGTCGACGTCCACGACCGCGACGGCCGGCACGACGGCCACCGCGCCGGCACCGGCGGCACCGGCGGCAAGCGCGCCGGATACGGCGGCGAAACCGGCCAAGGCCAAGCGCATGACGAAGAAGGAAAAAGCGGCCGCAGCAGCGGCGGCATCCGCCGATGCGGGTGCGAGCGCACCGGCCGCCGCGTCGTCGACAAAAGCGACGAAGGGTTCGAAGAAGAAAAGCAAGAAGGACAAGGCAGCCTCCGCCGCCGCGGCGTCGGGCGCCTGA
- a CDS encoding YidB family protein codes for MGLLDIVGGLLGGQAGGNSQSALITTALEFINNQPGGLNGLIEKFKAGGAGDIIGSWVGTGQNQPISPDTLQNVLGSDAIGALASKFGVDPSMASTVLAQVLPHVVNHATPDGAVPADGQAQVDPSNVLGSLSQIAGMFGGNKQG; via the coding sequence ATGGGTCTCCTCGACATCGTTGGCGGTCTGCTCGGCGGCCAGGCCGGCGGCAACTCGCAAAGCGCGCTGATCACGACCGCGCTCGAATTCATCAACAACCAGCCGGGCGGCCTGAATGGCCTGATCGAGAAGTTCAAGGCCGGCGGCGCCGGCGACATCATCGGCTCGTGGGTCGGCACCGGCCAGAACCAGCCGATCTCGCCGGACACACTGCAGAACGTGCTCGGCTCGGACGCGATCGGTGCGCTCGCGAGCAAGTTCGGTGTCGATCCGTCGATGGCCTCGACCGTCCTCGCGCAAGTGCTGCCGCACGTCGTCAACCACGCGACGCCGGACGGTGCAGTGCCGGCCGATGGCCAGGCACAGGTCGACCCGTCGAACGTGCTCGGCTCGCTGTCGCAGATCGCCGGCATGTTCGGCGGCAACAAGCAGGGCTGA